One window of the Mycobacterium xenopi genome contains the following:
- a CDS encoding phosphodiesterase: protein MITVKFPDVVAVPLQWGSALRHRRVFHPAGVMAAGQIERLAPPDQGLPIGSCDVVARISKGLGTPGRLPDIIGLAWKMPATVFPPSGWDVLLASAGSGPLTRMALRPATSWAASMSSLMPLRYKQRYWWIRAEMKSKTEHPGVSLDSIRKHIDHGGIEFTVEQACGTGRFKPLAILSVDRWLADDQAPNVAFDPTIHSPRDVTPAPGWLTDLRRRAYDRSREGRRG, encoded by the coding sequence GTGATCACGGTGAAGTTCCCCGACGTCGTCGCGGTGCCGTTGCAGTGGGGATCGGCGCTGCGCCATCGGCGGGTGTTTCACCCTGCTGGTGTCATGGCCGCCGGCCAGATCGAGCGACTCGCACCGCCCGATCAGGGGTTGCCGATCGGCTCGTGCGACGTGGTGGCACGCATCTCCAAGGGGCTCGGAACACCGGGTCGACTGCCCGACATCATCGGGCTGGCCTGGAAGATGCCGGCAACGGTATTCCCCCCAAGCGGTTGGGACGTGCTGTTGGCTTCAGCCGGGTCGGGACCGTTGACGCGGATGGCGCTGCGGCCGGCGACGTCGTGGGCGGCGTCCATGTCGAGCCTGATGCCATTGCGTTACAAGCAGCGGTATTGGTGGATTCGTGCCGAAATGAAAAGCAAGACAGAGCATCCCGGCGTGTCTTTGGATAGCATCAGGAAACACATCGACCACGGCGGAATCGAATTCACCGTCGAACAGGCCTGTGGCACAGGGCGATTCAAGCCGCTGGCGATCTTGAGCGTAGATCGCTGGCTAGCCGACGACCAGGCGCCCAATGTCGCATTCGATCCAACGATCCACTCGCCGCGCGACGTCACACCGGCGCCAGGCTGGCTGACCGATCTGCGCCGACGGGCCTATGACCGCAGCCGTGAGGGGCGTCGTGGGTAG
- a CDS encoding catalase — MAANDDNAKQQQLDRYRLKRASGYLTTQQGVRVDHTDDALTAGERGPTLLEDFHAREKLTHFDHERIPERVVHARGAGAYGYFEPYDDSLSEYTVARFLTTPGKQTPVFVRFSTVAGSRGSADTVRDVRGFATKFYTDQGNYDLVGNNMPVFFIQDGIKFPDFVHAVKPEPHNEIPQASSAHDTLWDFVSLQDETLHTIMWLMSDRALPRSYRMMQGFGVHTFRLVNARGEGTFVKFHWKPRLGVHSLIWDECQKIAGKDPDYNRRDLWEAIEAGQYPEYELGVQLVPERDEFSFQFDLLDATKIIPEEQVPVRPVGKMVLNRNPDNFFAETEQVAFHTANVVPGIDFTNDPLLQFRNFSYLDTQLIRLGGPNFAQLPVNRPVVDVRNNQHDGYGQIAIPQGKTSYFKNSLGGGCPALANEDVFRHYTEKVDGHKIRQRAKSFQDHYSQARMFWKSMSAVEAEHIVAAFAFELGKVEVREIRPRVVDQLNLIDHKLAARVAGKLGLPVPDEQPVDDKMPASPALSQLNTATDSIETRKIAVLAANGVDVRGTDRLLRAMRQRGAIPEVLAPVGGGSLTGGSGGELAVDRAINTMASVLYDAVIVPCGPDSVAALSDDGYAVNFVTEAYKHLKPVGAFGAGIELLRKAGVAEQLADGPDVVSSMGVVSTTAAEDSMPEEFFAAFASALAKHRAWDRDTATVPA; from the coding sequence ATGGCAGCCAACGACGACAACGCAAAACAACAACAGTTAGACCGCTACCGGCTCAAGCGGGCGAGCGGGTACCTGACAACCCAGCAAGGTGTTCGGGTCGACCACACCGACGACGCGCTGACCGCCGGTGAGCGTGGTCCCACGCTGCTGGAGGACTTTCACGCCCGGGAAAAGCTCACCCACTTCGACCACGAGCGCATCCCCGAGCGCGTGGTGCATGCTCGCGGTGCGGGCGCCTACGGCTACTTCGAGCCGTACGACGACTCGCTGTCGGAGTACACAGTTGCCAGGTTTTTGACCACCCCGGGCAAGCAGACACCGGTGTTCGTGCGGTTCTCCACGGTGGCAGGCTCCCGGGGCTCGGCCGATACTGTTCGCGACGTGCGGGGCTTCGCGACGAAGTTCTACACCGATCAGGGCAACTACGACCTCGTCGGCAACAACATGCCGGTGTTCTTTATCCAGGATGGGATCAAGTTCCCCGACTTCGTGCACGCGGTAAAACCTGAGCCGCACAACGAGATTCCGCAGGCTTCCTCGGCGCACGACACGCTGTGGGACTTCGTGTCACTGCAGGACGAGACGCTGCACACGATCATGTGGCTGATGTCGGACCGGGCGCTGCCGCGCAGCTACCGGATGATGCAGGGCTTCGGGGTGCACACCTTCCGCCTCGTCAACGCCCGCGGCGAAGGCACATTCGTCAAGTTCCACTGGAAGCCGCGCCTGGGTGTGCATTCGCTGATCTGGGACGAATGCCAAAAGATCGCCGGCAAGGACCCTGACTACAACCGCCGCGACCTGTGGGAGGCCATCGAGGCCGGCCAGTACCCGGAATACGAACTCGGTGTGCAGTTGGTACCCGAGCGCGACGAGTTCTCCTTCCAGTTCGACCTGCTCGATGCCACGAAAATCATTCCGGAAGAACAGGTTCCGGTCCGTCCGGTGGGCAAGATGGTGCTCAACCGTAACCCGGACAACTTTTTCGCCGAAACCGAACAGGTGGCGTTCCACACGGCCAACGTGGTGCCTGGCATCGACTTCACCAACGACCCGTTGCTGCAGTTTCGCAACTTCTCCTACCTTGACACGCAGCTGATCCGGCTGGGCGGCCCCAATTTCGCCCAGCTGCCGGTTAACCGGCCGGTCGTTGACGTACGCAACAACCAGCACGACGGTTATGGCCAGATCGCCATTCCGCAAGGCAAAACCAGCTACTTCAAGAACTCGTTGGGCGGCGGCTGCCCAGCACTGGCAAACGAAGATGTGTTCCGGCACTACACCGAGAAGGTTGACGGGCATAAAATTCGCCAGCGCGCCAAGAGCTTTCAGGACCACTACAGCCAGGCCCGCATGTTCTGGAAGAGCATGTCGGCGGTGGAGGCCGAACACATCGTGGCCGCCTTCGCTTTTGAGCTGGGCAAGGTGGAGGTTCGCGAAATCCGCCCCCGCGTGGTCGACCAGCTGAACCTGATTGACCACAAGCTGGCCGCCCGAGTGGCCGGAAAGCTCGGCCTGCCGGTCCCCGACGAGCAGCCCGTGGACGACAAGATGCCCGCCTCACCGGCGCTCTCGCAGCTGAACACCGCCACCGACAGCATCGAAACCCGCAAGATCGCCGTGCTCGCCGCGAACGGAGTCGACGTGCGCGGCACGGATCGTCTGTTGCGGGCCATGCGCCAGCGTGGCGCCATTCCAGAAGTGCTGGCACCGGTCGGCGGCGGCAGTTTGACCGGCGGCTCGGGCGGTGAGCTGGCCGTCGACCGTGCGATCAACACCATGGCGTCGGTGCTGTATGACGCGGTGATCGTGCCGTGCGGGCCCGATTCGGTCGCGGCCCTCTCCGATGACGGGTACGCGGTGAATTTCGTCACCGAGGCCTACAAGCATCTCAAGCCGGTGGGCGCGTTCGGCGCGGGGATCGAGCTGTTACGCAAAGCCGGGGTTGCCGAGCAGCTCGCTGATGGACCCGACGTGGTGTCGTCGATGGGCGTGGTGTCGACGACCGCGGCCGAAGACAGCATGCCGGAGGAGTTCTTCGCCGCCTTCGCCTCGGCGCTGGCCAAGCACCGGGCTTGGGATCGCGATACCGCCACGGTCCCCGCGTGA